A genomic stretch from Leucoraja erinacea ecotype New England unplaced genomic scaffold, Leri_hhj_1 Leri_1316S, whole genome shotgun sequence includes:
- the LOC129715678 gene encoding zinc finger protein 70-like — translation MEDHMAGHNKEKHCECNVCGKAWQCLSELDTHRERPFTCSDCGKGFKSSRDLKTHSCLHTGERPYTCSDCGKSFTQSSNLLKHQRTHTDKRPFTCAQCDKGFTQSSNLLKHQHTHTGEHPYSCAQCGKGFTRSEILLEHQRAHTGRRPYTCAQCGKAFARS, via the exons atggaggaccacatggcggggcacaacaaggagaagcattGTGAGTGcaacgtgtgtggcaaggcctggcagtgcCTGAGTGAGCTGGAcacccaccg CGAGCGGCCTTTTACCTGCTCAGACTGCGGCAAAGGTTTCAAGTCGTCCAGGGACTTGAAGACACACAGCTGCCTGCATactggggagcggccctacacctgcagcgactgcggcaagagcttcacccagtccagcaacctgctgaagcaccagcgcacccacaccgacaagcgccccttcacctgcgcccagtgcgacaagggcttcacccagtccagcaacctgctgaagcatcagcacacccacaccggcgagcaccCCTACagctgtgcccagtgcggcaagggcttcacccgctccgaaatcctgctggagcaccagcgcgcCCACACCGGCaggcgcccctacacctgcgctcagtgcggcaaggcctttgcccgctcctaA